In a genomic window of Lacrimispora sp. BS-2:
- a CDS encoding citrate synthase: MNNFFIAQTFGKSSNFTDIPNNLFKEHNVKKGLRNEDGTGVRVGLTRVSDVVGYEIQDGKKVNVPGKLYYRGIEIGNLVGGKNNERYGFEETSFLLLFGYLPSRKELREFTSILSQNYLLPDEFLEKNMLRTPSRNLMNSLQQSILALYDYDEEPDNVDPYDTLLKGINILAKLPSLSVYAYQSKVHYYDRGSLIIHYPKPEYSMAENILYMLRKDGIFTAQEADLLDVMLMIHADHGGGNNSTFTNVVISSTGTDIYSAISASIGSLKGPKHGGANICCSEMIKAIEKEIGLKATEAQMKAVIHKILSKDFYDNTGLVYGLGHAVYTVSDPRADLLKVCCEKLAKQKNREDEYEFLTKFEKVAKACLAVNGKPLSNNVDFYSGFAYNMLQIPEDMYTPLFVCSRMAGWLAHNIENKLYDGRIMRPATKYVGETVSYKKREER, from the coding sequence ATGAACAACTTTTTTATCGCTCAGACCTTTGGTAAATCCTCTAATTTTACGGATATTCCAAACAATTTATTTAAGGAGCACAATGTAAAAAAAGGGCTCCGCAACGAAGACGGTACCGGAGTCCGGGTGGGCCTGACCCGCGTATCTGATGTAGTCGGCTATGAAATCCAAGACGGAAAAAAGGTCAACGTTCCTGGCAAGCTCTATTACCGGGGAATCGAGATCGGGAACCTGGTAGGCGGAAAGAACAATGAACGCTATGGCTTTGAAGAGACTTCGTTTTTACTCCTTTTTGGCTATCTTCCCTCCAGGAAAGAATTAAGGGAATTCACATCCATTCTTAGCCAGAACTACCTTCTCCCTGATGAGTTCCTGGAAAAAAATATGCTCCGCACCCCTTCCCGTAATTTGATGAACAGCCTTCAGCAAAGCATCCTGGCTCTTTACGATTATGATGAGGAGCCGGATAATGTGGACCCCTATGATACTCTTTTAAAGGGAATCAACATCCTGGCAAAGCTTCCTTCTCTTTCCGTCTATGCATATCAGAGCAAGGTCCATTACTATGACAGAGGCAGTCTGATCATACATTATCCAAAGCCGGAATATTCCATGGCAGAAAACATTCTATACATGCTGCGAAAAGACGGGATTTTTACCGCGCAGGAAGCTGATCTTTTGGATGTGATGCTGATGATCCATGCAGACCATGGCGGCGGAAACAATTCCACCTTTACCAATGTAGTCATATCTTCCACAGGAACCGATATTTATTCGGCCATCTCCGCTTCGATCGGCTCCTTAAAGGGACCAAAGCACGGCGGTGCCAATATATGCTGCAGTGAAATGATCAAGGCCATTGAAAAGGAAATCGGCTTAAAAGCAACGGAAGCCCAGATGAAGGCAGTGATCCACAAGATCCTTTCAAAGGATTTCTATGATAATACCGGCCTTGTATACGGACTTGGCCACGCAGTTTATACGGTTTCCGATCCCAGGGCGGATCTGTTAAAGGTCTGCTGCGAAAAGCTTGCCAAACAGAAAAACAGGGAAGATGAATATGAGTTCCTTACAAAGTTTGAAAAGGTGGCCAAAGCTTGTCTGGCGGTCAACGGAAAACCACTGTCAAACAATGTAGACTTCTATAGTGGTTTCGCTTATAATATGTTACAGATACCGGAAGATATGTATACGCCTCTGTTTGTCTGCTCACGTATGGCAGGCTGGCTGGCGCATAATATCGAAAACAAGCTGTATGATGGAAGAATCATGCGTCCGGCGACAAAATACGTAGGAGAAACTGTTTCCTACAAAAAAAGAGAGGAAAGATAG
- a CDS encoding ATP-dependent Clp protease proteolytic subunit → MREYQDRNNGKNEETEERQNNQNESSDNTRKENLDEKKTEKDIEQKEDERLEEYGQMTLDDNAGKRKIHLISIIGEVEGHENLSGNSKATKYDHILPKLAEIEDDDSVEGLLVLLNTSGGDVDAGLAIAEMIASLSIPTVSLVLGGSHSIGVPLAVCTDYSFIVPTGTMMVHPVRMTGMVIGASQTYEYFEMIQDRILSFVSSHAKIAYDQLKRLMLNTEMLTRDLGTVLVGEETVKEGLINEVGGIKDALKKLYELMETASR, encoded by the coding sequence GTGAGAGAGTATCAAGATAGAAATAACGGGAAGAACGAAGAAACAGAGGAAAGACAGAATAACCAGAATGAGTCTTCCGATAATACGCGCAAGGAAAATCTTGATGAAAAGAAAACGGAAAAAGATATTGAACAGAAAGAGGATGAAAGGCTGGAAGAATATGGCCAGATGACCCTGGATGATAATGCAGGCAAGCGGAAGATCCATCTGATCTCCATTATCGGGGAGGTGGAAGGCCATGAAAATTTATCCGGCAACAGCAAGGCTACAAAATATGATCACATTCTCCCGAAGCTTGCCGAGATTGAAGATGATGATTCTGTGGAAGGGCTTTTGGTCCTTTTAAATACTTCCGGCGGTGACGTGGATGCAGGCCTTGCAATAGCGGAGATGATCGCTTCCTTAAGCATTCCTACCGTTTCCCTGGTTCTTGGAGGAAGCCATTCCATTGGAGTTCCCTTAGCAGTTTGTACGGATTATTCCTTTATCGTACCAACCGGAACCATGATGGTTCATCCCGTAAGAATGACGGGAATGGTAATCGGTGCTTCCCAGACTTATGAATATTTTGAAATGATACAGGACAGGATCTTAAGCTTTGTTTCCAGCCATGCAAAAATTGCCTACGACCAGTTAAAACGCCTTATGCTGAATACGGAAATGCTCACCAGAGACTTGGGAACCGTGCTGGTCGGTGAGGAAACGGTAAAAGAAGGCCTGATTAATGAAGTGGGCGGAATCAAGGATGCTTTAAAAAAATTATATGAACTGATGGAAACTGCTTCCCGTTAA